The Marasmius oreades isolate 03SP1 chromosome 9, whole genome shotgun sequence sequence actctctcgcactccggagctccgatggactccgacgtttctccgttcttacactctattcaacactgcgcatCACAGTTTCTCCGCATCGTGTTGTAGTAAGGGTTGAAAAGATAAGCGCGGGCGAATTCTTGAAATGAGTGTTTGTGATAAAATTCGGCAAAGTGCAGTAAAGGGTAAGCGACAGGTAAGGGAAGGGAACTGGAAATCATTAACGAGATCCCGAAGGCACAGGAATTGTTTTTTGGGATGATCAATAGgggtgcgtaggaaagtgaGGTGGTCAGATGACACGTCAACTTGCGCAATAAACTGTATGTGGAATCAAAGGGGCGAGAAGAGTCCACTGTCGGCATCAAGACAGTTTTGGGAGGTAGGGAAGGTGTGTTAATGATGTAAAGTCGAGATTTCTTCCAATCCGTTTTTGATCCGTAGCATGATTGAAATTGCTCAACACATAGGCAAGAAGCTCGGCATGTGTCAAGTGTGGTGGCAGTAATGTAGGAGTCATCCATAGCTTCCACCATTGGTACACGCAGGCGAATGTTGTCAGCAGGTACATGAAAGTCATGTTGTCGTGCGGTTTTGGTGGACACGATGAGAGTACCGGGAGAAGAATGGAAACGGTCTGAAAGCCAGTAGTGACCCATGCTCGATGTGAGTGTGAATTTGAGGGGGGAAAGTGGACCTCCTTGTTTTGTGATGCCTGTTATAGTGAACGGCTCAGTATATCCATAGGCGGACTTCACTTGGTAAGGGACATCAGCCTGGGAGGAGACGTCGAAATCAATGATGGATTGTGGTAGACCATATGCACGAATTGCATCGTAAAAGCCGTCAGGTTCTAGCATATCAAAACCTTTCTTTTGGTCTCGCTGAAGAATATACAAGGGTTGTTGATTCCGGGAGGACCATGCATGTAGTTGGGCCAGGAAGGAAAGTAGATCTCTGCCCTGTACACCTGGTTGGGTAGCAGCCTGTGTGCGGGGAATGACTTCAAGCTTGGCAAGATATTTTGTCAGGTTGAAGTTGAGCCATGCACAGGCAGTTTGGGCGACAAGGTTACTACAGCATACACCACGATAGTTCTTCATAGAAGTGGTAGAACCACGTTTGTGGATAACAGACAAATAGGTAGGTTTAGTGGAGGCAGGGAAATGTGATTTAGTGACGATGTAGTTTATCATGTTGAGGAGTGGTTGGATGCTGGAGTCGTCCAGAGTTTTGAACCACCACTTTTCCCACTGATCAGGACCTGGGGATGGACGGGGGTTACCGCGACGAAGGATGAGGCAAAGATCTAAGAGTGATAGTGGTTTTGGCCATATGAAAGGGTCGACTACTGTGCGATGGTGTACCGCTGTCACAGACAGGGACAATAGCCAGGGTTTTTCATGTGGGGAGCGTTGTTGGCGACAGAATAGATCTGAAAAATATGAAACCATTTCGCCCTTAACCTGTTCTGGATCGAAAAGTAGGACGAGATTAGTTGAGAACAGATCGCTTTGAAGCGCAGATaatcaaactgtggtttaatagatattgaactacatataatattaaattaacattaaactaaagagcaagttcaactgcaagttgacccaaattgagttcaACTGTGCAGTTCAACCAAACTGCATTACTCTAAGGTACTTGTGAAATGTTGGGTTTTATACCAAGTAATTCTAACCtctaagaacaagtagaagaatatgataagtacaaaatgcagtgtagtgtaatagtgagtagcattattgttaataaagtatagaaccaatgaaggctgatgttaatgattttgattgtgttacacctgcgtGTGGTCCTGTgggtacttaccatttttggatgtggctgtgtaaaacctaccagtagggaaattagtcacacataaccttttatagtaagtgggaaagaaggcaCACACACATCATACtatccttccacttctcttagaCTCTAGTTCATCTTGGTATAAAATACTATTTCTGATTTAGTACTCAACCTGTGTGCTGAATAAACTCAACAgtcctcaagttcaactcaaacttgaacaaaatcaagttcaactcaTGATTGAGCTCAACCCGGAAGTTCAACTGTATGTTGAACTCCCCCAAGTTCAACTTTGGAGTTCATTCAACACAATCATGAAATGGTATAAAAAGTATTTTATACCAAGATGATCCAGAGtctaagagaagtggaaggataGTATGACGTGTGTGtgccttctttcccacttactataaaaggttatgtgtgactaatttccctactggtaggttttacacagccacatccaaaaatggtaagtacccACAGGACCACacgcaggtgtaacacaatcaaaatcattaacatcagccttcattggttctatactttattaacaataatgctactcactattacactacactgcattttgtacttatcatattcttctacttgttcttagaGGTTAGAATTACTTGGTATAAAACCCAACATTTCACAAGTACCTTAGAGTAATGCAGTTTGGTTGAACTGCACAGTtgaactcaatttgggtcaacttgcagttgaacttgctctttagtttaatgttaatttaatattatatgtagttcaatatctattaaaccacagtttgattATCTGCGCTTCAAAGCGATCTGTTCTCAACTAACCTCGTCCTGCTGTAGCTGGATCAGTGAGGAAGGTGTTCGGGTTGTTAGAAAGAGAGAGGACGAGTGGAGGACGTGCGTTGAGAGAAGGGAATAACCGTTTTGCAGATCCACCAAGAAGAACAGAATTGACGAGGTTGCGGGATGAGGAGACCGCTTTTTGACGAAGCAATGATTTTTCCTCGCGATAACGGAGTTTCGCTAAGGATGAGCGGACAGATTTGAGGTAGTCGAGTAGATTATTGAATTGTAGGGAAAGGTTTGGGGTAGGAAGGTGTTGTCGTAAAGCATAGGATAGGGAGGGGTCAAATGAGGCAATGAAGGGAAGGGACCAGGGGTTTTTGTGGACAACTAGGGGGAATGAGGTAAAAGCATCGGGCTGTTTGAGGGCGTAAATGAGGCGATTCACTCGTTTCGTCTCTCTAAGGAGCTGTTTAATTGTGAAGGAAGAGATGTTGCGATTTGGAGGGGTTGATGGCTGGTAAAACGAAGGTTTTCGGAACGCAAACTGGGCAGAAGACATGAGAACCTCTGAATATGTGTGGTACACAGTGTCAAATTCCGGTTCGCTGTTGATCTCGGTCATTAGATTCGGTTTTCCCTTCAGCAATGCCGCCACATTTGAGGAAAAGGTGTGAAACCGTTGAGTTTCCCCCTTTCGCGGATAGGAGAAGCGAGGGGTAAAGGAGTTGAGTGGCTGTCGATAGGAATTTGTGAGAGTAACATCAGAGGATAAAAAGACACGAGCGAAGAGAGCGCGATGGTCTGTGGATCCGAAGAATTTCCTGTAGACAGATATGTGCGATTCAAGCATGCTTTGGGAGGAGCACGCCACGCGATCAATTATCGTTTGTCCAAAAGGCCCCTTGTAGGTGTAGTGAGTGGACGCATCACGGTTTGTTAGTTGTGACCAAAGATCGGTACCTCCACAGCGAAGCAGAAAGTTTGAATAAGCTTCTGTATTCAGTGGACGGTGGGGTCGCATTGAAATGTATTCGCAGGAAGAGAGGGTTGCATTGTAGTCACCGTACATGGACCAGTGGCCACGAGGTGCAGCGGAGCAGATGTCGCCGAGATCGTGCCAGAAGAGAGGAATATCATCCCCGCCCGGATCCCAAGGGGcgtagatggagagcactcTATGTTGGACGGATAATCCGTTAGAGGCTGGCAAGTGTAAGTCTGCGGCGCATACACGGCCACGAAGGCGGGGGATAACAGTTACTAGTTGAGCGTGAATGTCTTTCCTGATAGCGAGGATTACGCCCCATTTTGAAGCCTTCTTGTTTGAAGTAGGGACGCCGGGATTCTCAAAAATATTGTAGTTTGAAAGTCGAAGGCGGTTTCCCACCAGGTGTTGGGACTTAGTCTCTGATATCGAAATTAGATGCGGGTCCAAAGCTTGTACGGCGTCCTGAATGTAACGGTCACGTTGAACAAAGTCGCTGAGACCATTCGCGTTCAGGGAAAGGGAGGATAAGGGCTGGGGGGCGGTGCATTGAACGGTGGACACAAGATATAATAGTACAAAGATCAATAGTATACAGAAATTGGGGCAGCGTAGACAAGGGAGTTCATATGTAGTACCGATTACATTCCTTTCTTTAGCCCGTGGTTGCCAATGAGAATTTACTATTGAGGAGGGCTTCAGTGAAGGAAGAGAGGGTACCTGGACATGAGCTACCTTGTTACGAGTGATATCCGAGTGTTTGTGATGGCGAGCGGATTTGCGCGGGCGAGGAGAAAGCGCATCTTCTGTAGAGGAGTAGTTTTCGTCTTCAGCATCGTCCATGTGCGAGTCGATGTCCCGCAAGTGATGTTGCGTGGGAGTATGTGATGGTGGGggggatgatgaggatggttGAGTTAACGGAGGGGGCAGTCCCGGTGGTGAACAAGGAACAAAGGCTGGACCGGGGAGTGGTGACTCAGAAATTTGAGGCTGAGTAGAAGTAGGGAGCGAGTATTaaaaaagaacgaaggtctGGCGTGACGCTGCGCGTCGGCTGTGTGACCATCTGTGACTATCAGCCGTACAACTTGGTTTCCTCCTTCAATCCGGCCATGAAGTTTTATCGAAGTCCATCCCTTCTCACCGCTACTGAAGGCGGTCAGCCCAGCTTCCATGTTGTCGCCTTGGGGCTTCCAGGGTTTGCATTCTCTGAAGGTACAAAGAACACTGGCAAAGGATTTGTCCTGAACCACTACGCGGAAGTTGGCGGTAAGCTCATGCTTGCATTAACCCGCTCTGTTCCGCTTTCGCGATACAGATTCTCATCGTCTCCCTAGTCGCACAAGCAGGCGATTTGGGAGCCGTTGTACCCTCTTTGCTGTGACCCATGTGGTATTTCATGCCGCCGCGGATCCGCTCTCTATCTCAGATAACTCACGCCATGGCCTCCATCTACGGACCGAATCACGTCGAAGCTTACCACACCAGCACACCTTTTAACGGTCGATTCGGACCACCGCCTGGTTTGGATCCTTCTAGCTATACCCAGAGGACCTAGCAGCATTAGAAGAGATTAAATCATATAGCACGAAAGGAAACGGCTACATAATGGAACAAGCGACACAACTGTAAACACTTGAGTACAGTTTGAGCGATTCTCCTGTTAGCCTTCTCGCATGGATATACGAGAAGTTGGTGACTTGGACCGATCAACATGCTtgggatgacgatgaaggtaTGTATGTCCTTTGGACCCATGTTTCCGCGCTCAAAATACACAAATGTTTCTTTTGAAGTCCTAGCATGGATCTCGATCTACTGGTTCTCTCGCTCCGACCCAGCAGCCAGTGTTCGTATTTACTACGAAGTGGTACAGGATGGTCAGTTGGAAAAAAAACACTGATCCGCTCAAGACAACCATTCCTTTCGGTGTATCTTACTTCCCACGGGAAATTCTCTCGATTCCAGTTTCGTGAGTGATGCATTTGTATTTGAGAATGATAAATATGATGAGTACCATTCGTACGTAGTTGGTTCGATGACCGGAACGTCGTCTTCCAGTCGCGCCACAACAAGGGCGGTCATTTTGCTGCTCACGAAGTCCCAGAGTTGCTGGTTGAGGACTTGAGGACGATGTTTAGGAAAGGCGGGCCTACATATGGGGTAATCAGAGAGCAGATTGGTTGTGTTTGAGTACAAACCAAGGGATAGTCTGTTTATCTCTAAAGTGTTTGTACTGTAGGCGTTTCGGCGGAAAGTGCCGAAATGCCCATTATAGCGGCATTTCTTGGTTGACTATCGTTAGGCACCGACCTGCTCGTACACAGATGCCGAACGATGGTCGGAGCCTCCCAGTTCAGCGCCGCTGTCGACTCCAATTGTCAAgttccttcaacttctcaCTGGCTTTCGAATTTCGAAGCTCGCTCCTTCCTGAGAATGGATTTGTAAAGCGTGGATTCAAGATTTACAGATAATCACAGGTACTTGAAGCTCTCGAAATTCTCATGCTTTCACTGCTCACAACAATAGTGTGAGATTCCAGAAACCTTCGACCAGATCTCATGATACTTCTAACAGCATCATATAAACTACTGCGCCTCGTGAGTTCCCCTGCACTTTTCACCCATGTCGGAATTCAAGATCAAGGTTCCAGACGACTCCATCAACTTTCTCAAAAAGAGGCTCGAGTTAACGCGACTTCCAGACGAGATTGATGGGGCAGGATGGGATTACGGGGCGCCTTTATCCGACATAAAACGTTTGGTTGCAAGATGGAAGGATGGGTACGATTGGAGGAAACATGAAAAAGCTCTCAATGATGAGTTGCCGCAGTTTACAAGGGAcattgaagttgaagggCACGGAAATTTGAACATACACTATGTGCATAAGGAGAGCAAGTCAAAGGGTGCCATTCCTCTGCTCTTCGTACATGGATGTGAGCATCACTTTAATTTGTTCCTGACCAGTAGTTGATACATTTCGCTGATATATCAGGGCCGGGAAGCTTCATTGAAGTCAAGAAAATTCTACCCCTTCTCACGGCCACTGAGGAAGGTCAGCCGAGTTTTCACGCCGTTGCTTTGGGCTTGCCTGGATATGGGTTTTCCGAGGggacaaagaagaaaggttTTGCTTTGAAACAATATGCGGAGGTGGGGCATAAGCTGATGCTCGCTTTGGGGTATAACGAGTACGGTGCGTCCTCTTTCATTCGCACGGCCCTCATATGTTTATCATCTCTCAGTTACACAAGGGGGCGACTGGGGAGCCATCGTACGCCCCTTTAACTCTGCCTTGCGTGATGTTCTCATGACAGTTCCCCTTTATCTTCCAGATAAACCATGTCATGGCCTCCATCTACGGACCCAATCACGTCAAAGCTTACCACACCAATATGCCTTTCAGTGATCGATTCGGACCACCGCCCGGTGTGGACATCTCCAGCTACACCCCAGAGGACCTTATTGGACTAGAAAAGCTCAAATGGTACACTACGAAAGGAAACGGCTACTTTATTGAACAA is a genomic window containing:
- a CDS encoding uncharacterized protein (MEROPS:MER0000432), translating into MSEFKIKVPDDSINFLKKRLELTRLPDEIDGAGWDYGAPLSDIKRLVARWKDGYDWRKHEKALNDELPQFTRDIEVEGHGNLNIHYVHKESKSKGAIPLLFVHGWPGSFIEVKKILPLLTATEEGQPSFHAVALGLPGYGFSEGTKKKGFALKQYAEVGHKLMLALGYNEYVTQGGDWGAIINHVMASIYGPNHVKAYHTNMPFSDRFGPPPGVDISSYTPEDLIGLEKLKWYTTKGNGYFIEQSTQPQTLGYSLSDSPVGLLAWIYQLLVVWSDNYAWDDDEVLTWVSIYWFSRSGPAANIRTYYEVVQGGDLGGVTEAPKTTIPYGASYFPKEILTVPVSWLSDRNVVFQSRHKKGGHFAAYEVPDLLVEDLRKMFGKGGPAYGVVGGKDGYA